A genomic window from Blastococcus saxobsidens DD2 includes:
- a CDS encoding glucose-1-phosphate adenylyltransferase family protein: MALPRILVLVLAGGAGGRLELLTEQRAKPAVPFAGIYRLIDFPLSNCQNSQIADVWVSIQFHPTSLHDHLSNGRPWDLDRTAGGLLTLPPYKGTERGGWNTGTADSLWRQAAQIREFEADALVVVSADAVYKLDYREVVEAHLGSGAEVTMVTTEVAADDAPRYGIVEVADGDRITGYAYKPDDPATTTATNEVFVFSPTPTLDRLEALNSEVGEEGLEDLGTHLLPAQTADGFARAYPLGGYWRDVGTIPAYWDAHREFIAEEPPLDLDAPRWPVHTRGGRHSAARVLSGSVVEESLISGGTRVGGEVRGSVISPGVVIERGATVVDSVLLPGVRVRSGATVTRAVLDDRVEVGADASVGGDGEITLVGREARVADGTELAAGARYPEPEK, encoded by the coding sequence ATGGCCCTCCCGCGGATTCTCGTCCTCGTGCTCGCCGGTGGTGCCGGCGGCCGCCTCGAACTGCTCACCGAGCAGCGGGCCAAGCCCGCCGTGCCGTTCGCGGGGATCTACCGGCTCATCGACTTCCCGCTGAGCAACTGCCAGAACTCCCAGATCGCCGACGTCTGGGTGTCGATCCAGTTCCACCCCACCTCGCTGCACGACCACCTGTCCAACGGCCGGCCGTGGGACCTCGACCGCACGGCCGGCGGGCTGCTGACCCTGCCGCCCTACAAGGGGACCGAGCGTGGCGGGTGGAACACCGGCACCGCCGATTCGCTGTGGCGGCAGGCGGCGCAGATCCGCGAGTTCGAGGCCGACGCGCTGGTCGTCGTCAGCGCCGACGCCGTCTACAAGCTCGACTACCGGGAGGTGGTCGAGGCCCATCTCGGTTCCGGCGCCGAGGTGACCATGGTGACCACGGAGGTGGCCGCCGACGACGCCCCGCGCTACGGCATCGTCGAGGTCGCCGACGGCGACCGGATCACCGGCTACGCCTACAAGCCCGACGACCCGGCGACGACGACGGCGACCAACGAGGTCTTCGTCTTCTCCCCGACCCCCACCCTCGACCGGCTGGAGGCGCTGAACTCCGAGGTGGGGGAGGAGGGGCTGGAGGACCTCGGCACCCACCTGCTGCCCGCGCAGACCGCCGACGGGTTCGCCCGCGCCTACCCGCTGGGCGGCTACTGGCGCGACGTCGGCACGATCCCGGCCTACTGGGATGCCCACCGGGAGTTCATCGCCGAGGAGCCGCCGCTGGACCTCGACGCCCCGCGGTGGCCGGTGCACACCCGGGGTGGCCGGCACAGCGCGGCGCGGGTGCTGAGCGGCTCGGTGGTCGAGGAGAGCCTGATCTCCGGTGGCACCCGGGTCGGCGGGGAGGTGCGCGGCTCGGTCATCTCGCCGGGCGTGGTCATCGAGCGGGGCGCGACCGTGGTCGACTCGGTGCTCCTGCCCGGCGTCCGGGTGCGCTCGGGCGCGACGGTGACCCGCGCGGTGCTCGACGACCGGGTCGAGGTGGGCGCGGACGCCTCCGTCGGCGGCGACGGGGAGATCACCCTCGTCGGCCGGGAGGCGCGGGTCGCCGACGGCACCGAGCTGGCGGCGGGCGCCCGGTACCCCGAGCCGGAGAAGTGA
- a CDS encoding histidine phosphatase family protein, with protein sequence MARPVTLLLVRHGQSEWNAVGRMQGQVAHVPLTPLGHTQAEAAAAELADLRPGAVLSSDLLRAIQTAEHCARATGLPFTTTPALREQGYGVLEGRPSRELWDVVDWSDAHWAAEGGESLAELHARVAAFLTQLCAEPPADVVALVTHGDTIRAAQAVAAGLGPDAMPAVTPHNGTVTRLEICG encoded by the coding sequence ATGGCCCGACCCGTCACCCTGCTGCTCGTGCGGCACGGGCAGAGCGAGTGGAACGCCGTCGGCCGCATGCAGGGTCAGGTCGCCCATGTGCCGCTGACCCCGCTGGGGCACACCCAGGCGGAGGCGGCCGCCGCCGAGCTGGCCGACCTGCGGCCCGGCGCCGTGCTGTCCAGCGACCTGCTGCGCGCGATCCAGACCGCGGAGCACTGCGCCCGGGCCACCGGGCTGCCGTTCACCACCACCCCGGCGTTGCGGGAACAGGGGTACGGCGTCCTCGAGGGCCGGCCGTCCCGGGAACTGTGGGACGTCGTCGACTGGTCCGACGCGCACTGGGCGGCCGAGGGCGGCGAGAGCCTCGCCGAGCTGCACGCGCGGGTCGCGGCGTTCCTCACCCAGCTGTGCGCGGAGCCGCCGGCCGACGTCGTCGCGCTCGTGACGCACGGGGACACGATCCGGGCGGCGCAAGCGGTCGCAGCCGGGCTGGGGCCCGACGCGATGCCCGCGGTCACCCCGCACAACGGCACGGTGACCCGGCTCGAGATCTGCGGGTGA
- a CDS encoding cobalamin biosynthesis protein: MPRPAPDPATALGLALGVLADVALADPRRGHPVAGFGTVAAAAERRLWRDSRPAGAGHWALLVGGTTAMGAAADRSTRQRPVLRTVTTAAATWAVLGGTSLGRTAGRMHDALAAGDLDAARAMLPSLAGRDPSALDEAGLVRATVESVAENTADAAVAPLFWAALAGLPGLLGYRAVNTLDAMVGHRSPRYARFGWAAARADDVANWVPARLTAALTVACAAPAGGSAAGAWRALRRDGAAHPSPNAGRCEASLAGALGLRLGGRNVYGSRVEDRPALGNGRAPATADIPRAVRLSRAVWLAAAGLAVAVRAVRGRGAGRYRPAAAGHRAATGAART; the protein is encoded by the coding sequence GTGCCGCGCCCCGCCCCCGATCCGGCGACCGCGCTGGGCCTGGCCCTCGGCGTGCTGGCCGACGTCGCCCTGGCCGACCCCCGGCGGGGGCACCCGGTGGCCGGGTTCGGGACCGTCGCCGCGGCGGCCGAACGCCGGCTCTGGCGCGATTCCCGTCCGGCCGGCGCCGGCCACTGGGCGCTGCTCGTCGGCGGCACGACGGCGATGGGGGCCGCGGCCGACCGGAGCACCAGGCAGCGGCCGGTCCTGCGCACGGTGACCACGGCGGCCGCCACCTGGGCCGTGCTGGGTGGCACGTCCCTGGGCCGGACGGCCGGCCGGATGCACGACGCCCTGGCGGCGGGCGACCTGGACGCCGCACGGGCGATGCTGCCGAGCCTCGCCGGGCGGGACCCCAGCGCTCTGGACGAGGCGGGGCTCGTCCGCGCGACCGTGGAGTCGGTCGCCGAGAACACCGCCGACGCCGCCGTCGCCCCGCTGTTCTGGGCCGCGCTGGCCGGGCTGCCCGGCCTCCTCGGCTACCGCGCGGTCAACACCCTCGACGCGATGGTCGGCCACCGCTCGCCGCGGTACGCCCGGTTCGGCTGGGCGGCCGCGCGGGCCGACGACGTCGCCAACTGGGTGCCCGCCCGGCTCACCGCGGCGCTGACGGTGGCGTGCGCCGCGCCGGCCGGCGGCTCGGCGGCCGGGGCGTGGCGCGCCTTGCGGCGGGACGGCGCCGCGCACCCCAGCCCGAACGCCGGTCGCTGCGAGGCCTCCCTGGCAGGGGCGCTCGGGCTGCGGCTGGGCGGCCGGAACGTGTACGGCTCGCGGGTGGAGGACCGGCCCGCGCTGGGAAACGGACGTGCACCCGCGACGGCGGACATCCCCCGCGCGGTGCGGCTGTCCCGGGCCGTCTGGCTCGCCGCCGCGGGGCTGGCCGTGGCGGTCCGCGCGGTGCGCGGTCGCGGAGCCGGGCGGTACCGCCCCGCAGCGGCGGGCCACAGGGCTGCGACGGGAGCAGCGCGGACGTAG
- a CDS encoding tetratricopeptide repeat protein — translation MSQFELDLHSEFLRADLFLNIGQPAEAARMLQPVVDAEPRNEAALELLARAYYGSAQLGPAEESLSRLVELAPSNGWARRALARTLERQSRPAEAAVHHRMADALGAA, via the coding sequence ATGTCCCAGTTCGAACTCGACCTGCACTCCGAGTTCCTGCGGGCCGACCTCTTCCTGAACATCGGTCAGCCCGCCGAGGCCGCGCGCATGCTGCAGCCCGTCGTCGACGCCGAGCCGCGCAACGAGGCGGCGCTGGAGCTGCTCGCTCGCGCCTACTACGGCTCGGCCCAGCTCGGTCCCGCCGAGGAGTCGCTGAGCCGGCTGGTGGAGCTCGCGCCCAGCAACGGCTGGGCCCGCCGCGCGCTGGCCCGGACGTTGGAGCGGCAGAGCCGGCCGGCCGAGGCGGCGGTGCACCACCGGATGGCGGACGCGCTCGGCGCTGCCTGA
- a CDS encoding FKBP-type peptidyl-prolyl cis-trans isomerase: MTRRTVPGALLALTLSLAACGGGEEEATPPAAAEVAEEVSTDLSEAPDVPPTDAPAPDELVVEDVVVGDGEEAVDGTSVAVKYVGAFYETGEEFDSSWSRGADDTLPVTLGAGQVIPGFDQGITGMQVGGRRVVTIPSELGYGEADSGPIPGGSTLVFVIDLVEVSG; this comes from the coding sequence ATGACCCGCCGCACCGTTCCCGGGGCGCTGCTCGCCCTGACCCTCTCCCTCGCCGCCTGCGGCGGTGGCGAGGAGGAGGCCACGCCCCCGGCGGCGGCCGAGGTGGCCGAGGAGGTCTCGACCGACCTGTCCGAGGCGCCGGACGTCCCGCCGACGGACGCGCCCGCGCCGGACGAACTGGTGGTCGAGGACGTCGTGGTCGGCGACGGCGAGGAGGCCGTGGACGGCACGTCCGTAGCGGTGAAGTACGTCGGCGCGTTCTACGAGACGGGGGAGGAGTTCGACTCCTCCTGGAGCCGCGGGGCGGACGACACGCTGCCGGTCACGCTCGGTGCGGGGCAGGTGATCCCGGGCTTCGATCAGGGGATCACCGGTATGCAGGTCGGCGGACGACGGGTCGTCACCATCCCCAGCGAGCTGGGCTACGGCGAGGCCGACAGCGGCCCCATCCCCGGCGGCTCCACGCTCGTCTTCGTGATCGACCTCGTGGAGGTCAGCGGCTGA
- a CDS encoding aldo/keto reductase: MRSLDVPGLGPVSRIGLGTWQFGSREWGYGDSYADRAARDIVRRARELGITLFDTAEIYGFGRSERILGAALGEERDRVVVASKIFPVAPFPPVVRQRWAGSARRLGLDRIPLYQVHQPNPVVPDSVTMTGMRALLDADRIGAAGVSNYSLGRWRAADAALGGPVASNQVQFSLASAAPLDDLVPFAEQEGRLVIAYSPLAQGLLGGRYSAANRPGGVRAVNPLFGTENLRRVAPLLDVLREVADAHAATPAQVALAWLIAQPRVVVIPGASSVAQLESNAAADGLGLADDEVAALTAAARAFRPVSGARTLVDGVRERLGR; this comes from the coding sequence ATGCGCTCCCTCGACGTCCCCGGGCTCGGCCCGGTCAGCCGGATCGGCCTGGGCACCTGGCAGTTCGGGTCCCGCGAGTGGGGCTACGGGGACAGCTACGCCGACCGTGCGGCCCGCGACATCGTCCGCCGGGCGCGCGAGCTGGGGATCACGCTGTTCGACACGGCGGAGATCTACGGCTTCGGGCGCAGCGAGCGGATCCTCGGCGCGGCCCTCGGCGAGGAGCGGGACCGCGTCGTGGTCGCGAGCAAGATCTTCCCGGTCGCCCCGTTCCCGCCGGTGGTGCGGCAGCGCTGGGCCGGCAGCGCCCGCCGGCTGGGCCTGGACCGCATCCCGCTCTACCAGGTGCACCAGCCCAACCCGGTGGTGCCCGACTCGGTGACCATGACCGGGATGCGCGCCCTGCTCGACGCGGACCGGATCGGCGCGGCCGGCGTCTCCAACTACTCGCTCGGCCGCTGGCGGGCGGCCGACGCCGCGCTCGGTGGGCCCGTCGCCAGCAACCAGGTGCAGTTCTCGCTGGCGAGCGCGGCGCCGCTGGACGACCTGGTGCCCTTCGCCGAGCAGGAGGGCCGGCTGGTCATCGCCTACAGCCCGCTCGCCCAGGGGCTGCTGGGCGGGCGCTACTCGGCGGCGAACCGGCCCGGTGGGGTGCGGGCGGTCAACCCGCTGTTCGGTACCGAGAACCTGCGCCGGGTCGCACCGCTGCTCGACGTCCTCCGCGAGGTGGCCGACGCCCACGCCGCCACTCCCGCGCAGGTGGCGCTGGCCTGGCTGATCGCGCAGCCGCGGGTGGTGGTCATCCCCGGTGCGTCCAGCGTGGCGCAGCTGGAGTCCAACGCCGCGGCCGACGGGCTCGGCCTGGCCGACGACGAGGTGGCGGCGCTGACGGCGGCGGCGCGCGCCTTCCGGCCGGTGTCGGGTGCACGCACGCTGGTCGACGGCGTCCGGGAGCGCCTCGGCCGCTGA
- a CDS encoding lysophospholipid acyltransferase family protein, whose translation MFYVLATFVLRPLFFVLCRPHITGRENVPLDRPVILASNHLSFIDSIVIPLTAPRRVAYLAKAEYFTGRGFSGWVTRTLFTALGAYPVERETHRAAQSALDTALGILRDGTAFGLYPEGTRSKDGRLARGKTGVAWLALTADCPVVPVAVHGTDRVQPVGASWPRPHRVTITFGKPLTFPEHRGQANRNRARREVTDRIMVAIAELSGQETAGWDLPREAV comes from the coding sequence ATGTTCTACGTCCTGGCCACTTTCGTGCTGCGGCCGCTGTTCTTCGTCCTGTGCCGGCCGCACATCACCGGCCGCGAGAACGTGCCGCTCGACCGACCGGTGATCCTCGCCAGCAACCACCTGTCCTTCATCGACAGCATCGTCATCCCCCTGACCGCGCCCCGCCGCGTCGCCTACCTGGCGAAGGCGGAGTACTTCACCGGCCGGGGGTTCAGCGGCTGGGTCACCCGCACGCTGTTCACGGCGCTGGGCGCGTACCCCGTCGAGCGGGAGACCCACCGGGCCGCGCAGTCCGCCCTCGACACCGCCCTGGGCATCCTGCGGGACGGGACCGCCTTCGGCCTCTACCCCGAGGGGACCCGGTCCAAGGACGGCCGGCTGGCACGCGGCAAGACCGGCGTGGCCTGGCTGGCGCTGACCGCCGACTGCCCCGTCGTCCCGGTCGCGGTGCACGGCACCGACCGGGTGCAGCCGGTGGGCGCCAGCTGGCCGCGCCCGCACCGCGTCACGATCACCTTCGGCAAGCCGCTGACCTTCCCCGAGCACCGCGGTCAGGCCAACCGCAATCGGGCCCGCCGCGAGGTCACCGACCGGATCATGGTGGCGATCGCCGAGCTGTCCGGTCAGGAGACGGCCGGCTGGGACCTGCCCCGAGAGGCGGTGTGA
- a CDS encoding HAD family hydrolase — protein MSRAAAFFDLDKTVIAKSSTLAFGRPFFHGGLINRRAVLKTAYAQFVFSLAGADAQQMDRLRAQLTAMVTGWDAATVHEIVRETLHEIVDPLVYAEAADLIEEHRAAGREIVIVSSSGAEMVEPIGEMLGVDRVVATRMVTVDGRYTGEIDFYAYGEHKAEAMRQVAAEGGYDLADCYAYSDSITDLPMLSAVGHPTAVNPDRGLRKAALQHGWPVRRFERPVSMRARFSVPPAPVVTGAAMGVGAAVVGLAWYARHRAVRAGLVPEAPAPSRRRHRGA, from the coding sequence GTGTCCCGTGCCGCGGCGTTCTTCGACCTCGACAAGACGGTCATCGCCAAGTCCAGCACCCTGGCCTTCGGCCGGCCGTTCTTCCACGGTGGGCTGATCAACCGCCGCGCCGTGCTCAAGACCGCCTACGCGCAGTTCGTCTTCTCCCTCGCCGGCGCCGACGCGCAACAGATGGACCGGCTGCGGGCGCAGCTCACCGCCATGGTCACCGGCTGGGACGCCGCCACGGTGCACGAGATCGTCCGGGAGACCCTGCACGAGATCGTCGACCCGCTCGTCTACGCCGAGGCCGCCGACCTCATCGAGGAGCACCGCGCCGCCGGCCGGGAGATCGTCATCGTCTCCAGCAGCGGGGCGGAGATGGTGGAACCGATCGGCGAGATGCTCGGCGTGGACCGCGTCGTCGCGACCCGGATGGTCACCGTGGACGGCCGCTACACCGGGGAGATCGACTTCTACGCCTACGGCGAGCACAAGGCCGAGGCGATGCGGCAGGTCGCCGCCGAGGGCGGGTACGACCTGGCCGACTGCTACGCCTACAGCGACTCGATCACCGACCTGCCGATGCTGTCGGCCGTCGGCCACCCGACCGCGGTGAACCCCGACCGGGGGCTGCGCAAGGCGGCCCTGCAGCACGGCTGGCCGGTGCGGCGCTTCGAGCGGCCGGTGAGCATGCGCGCCCGCTTCTCGGTGCCGCCCGCACCGGTCGTCACCGGCGCTGCCATGGGCGTGGGCGCCGCCGTCGTCGGGCTGGCCTGGTACGCCCGGCACCGGGCGGTGCGCGCGGGGTTGGTCCCGGAGGCACCGGCCCCTTCCCGTCGCCGCCACCGCGGGGCCTGA
- the def gene encoding peptide deformylase translates to MRLFGRYDGVARPIVTYGSNPVLHRRCVEVTAFDDGLRRLVLDMFASMEAADGVGLAANQIGVDARVFVIDCPDAEGADVVGYVVNPSLTVLDPVGEDPAEEVTEEGCLSVPGPYAELPRAFRARVDGVDLHGDPVSIEATGMAARCLQHEVDHLDGTVYVDLLPEEQRERLLAEAAGPGGDLPA, encoded by the coding sequence ATGCGCCTGTTCGGCCGTTACGACGGCGTCGCCCGGCCGATCGTCACCTACGGCAGCAACCCGGTCCTGCACCGCCGCTGCGTGGAGGTGACCGCCTTCGACGACGGGCTCCGCCGGCTGGTGCTCGACATGTTCGCCAGCATGGAGGCCGCCGACGGGGTGGGGCTGGCGGCCAACCAGATCGGTGTGGACGCCCGGGTGTTCGTGATCGACTGCCCCGACGCCGAGGGTGCGGACGTCGTCGGCTACGTCGTGAACCCCTCGCTCACCGTCCTCGACCCGGTGGGCGAGGACCCGGCGGAGGAGGTCACCGAGGAGGGCTGCCTGTCGGTGCCCGGTCCCTACGCCGAGTTGCCGCGTGCCTTCCGGGCGCGCGTCGACGGGGTGGACCTGCACGGCGACCCGGTGTCGATCGAGGCGACCGGCATGGCGGCCCGCTGCCTCCAGCACGAGGTGGACCACCTGGACGGCACCGTCTACGTCGATCTCCTGCCGGAGGAGCAGCGGGAGCGGCTGCTCGCCGAGGCCGCCGGGCCGGGCGGCGACCTGCCCGCCTGA
- a CDS encoding ANTAR domain-containing response regulator — MSSPTLARSRSTTRRSPVGGPDPSCAVPRRTDAAPGTAGRYRYDPRADTWWWSAQMHAVLGLDPAVTAPCTETLVAAHHPDDGGRVLAALTDCGAGQAFVLETRVVRPGGAERVVVLQGKPARDDAGNVRAVEGTCLDVTGCRPPGPDAEVRSLRTEVAQLKTAMASRAAIEQAKGILMLLVGCGEQAAFDLLAHISSHTHRKIRDVAQAISGSAAGDAPLPAEVGRILRDACPPARPLP; from the coding sequence ATGTCGTCACCGACCCTTGCCCGTTCCCGGTCGACCACCCGCCGTTCTCCCGTCGGCGGCCCGGACCCCTCCTGCGCCGTTCCCCGGCGCACGGACGCCGCGCCGGGCACGGCCGGGCGCTACCGCTACGACCCGCGGGCCGACACCTGGTGGTGGTCCGCGCAGATGCACGCCGTGCTCGGTCTGGACCCGGCCGTCACCGCGCCGTGCACGGAGACGCTGGTCGCCGCCCACCACCCCGACGACGGCGGGCGGGTCCTCGCCGCGCTGACCGACTGCGGCGCGGGCCAGGCGTTCGTGCTGGAGACCCGGGTGGTGCGGCCCGGCGGAGCGGAGCGCGTGGTGGTGCTGCAGGGGAAGCCGGCCCGGGACGACGCCGGGAACGTCCGCGCCGTCGAGGGCACGTGCCTGGACGTCACCGGCTGCCGCCCGCCCGGGCCCGACGCGGAGGTCCGGTCCCTGCGGACGGAGGTGGCGCAGCTGAAGACCGCCATGGCCAGCCGCGCGGCGATCGAGCAGGCCAAGGGCATCCTCATGCTGCTGGTCGGCTGCGGCGAGCAGGCGGCGTTCGACCTGCTGGCCCACATCTCCAGCCACACCCACCGCAAGATCCGGGACGTCGCCCAGGCGATCAGCGGGTCGGCCGCGGGCGACGCCCCGCTGCCCGCCGAGGTCGGGCGGATCCTGCGCGACGCCTGTCCCCCGGCGCGGCCGCTTCCCTGA
- a CDS encoding IS30 family transposase, with protein sequence MGATGHVPLPQEVRRRFWQLIAAGSSTEDASAAVGVTGSTGRRWFVEAGGIPPVQLAEPNGRYLSVSEREEIAPDRAAGLGVREIARRLERSPSTISRELARGCLTRRPAGRYKASVAQARAEARARRPKPAKLTQHPVLRDWVADKLEHLQWSPEQISHRLRLAFPDDESMRISHEAIYQSLYVQGRGALRRELAVCLRTGRALRKPRRRADGRRERIKDKVMISERPAEVADRAVPGHWEGDLMVGKDSGSAVGTLVERTTRFTMLLHLPADHGAEAVAAAITAKITTMPVALRRTLTWDQGIELARHAEITIAADLPVYFCDPHSPWQRGSNENTNGLLRQYLPKGTDLSGHSAADLDAIADKLNGRPRKTLGFHTPAEELARLLSDDQLAGVASTS encoded by the coding sequence ATGGGAGCAACGGGACATGTACCGCTGCCGCAGGAGGTGCGTCGGCGGTTCTGGCAGCTGATCGCCGCGGGATCCTCGACCGAGGACGCCTCGGCAGCCGTCGGGGTCACCGGCAGCACCGGGCGGCGATGGTTCGTCGAGGCCGGCGGCATACCCCCTGTGCAGCTGGCCGAGCCCAACGGCCGCTATCTGTCCGTCAGTGAGCGTGAGGAGATCGCGCCGGATCGGGCGGCCGGTCTGGGCGTCCGCGAGATCGCCCGGCGGTTGGAGCGCAGCCCCTCGACGATCAGCCGGGAACTCGCTCGCGGCTGTCTGACGCGCCGTCCGGCCGGCCGCTACAAGGCATCGGTCGCCCAGGCCCGCGCCGAGGCCCGGGCGCGCCGGCCCAAGCCGGCCAAGCTGACCCAGCATCCGGTGCTGCGCGACTGGGTGGCCGACAAGCTCGAGCACCTGCAGTGGAGCCCGGAGCAGATCAGTCATCGGCTGCGGCTGGCGTTCCCCGACGATGAGTCCATGCGCATCAGCCACGAGGCGATCTACCAGTCCCTCTACGTGCAAGGCCGGGGTGCGCTGCGCCGTGAGCTGGCCGTCTGCCTGCGCACCGGCCGGGCGCTGCGCAAGCCGCGGCGGCGAGCCGATGGCCGCCGTGAGCGGATCAAGGACAAGGTGATGATCTCCGAGCGGCCCGCCGAGGTCGCCGACCGCGCGGTGCCCGGACACTGGGAGGGCGACCTGATGGTCGGCAAGGACAGCGGCTCGGCGGTCGGCACGCTGGTCGAGCGCACCACCCGGTTCACCATGCTGCTGCATCTGCCAGCCGATCACGGCGCCGAAGCCGTCGCCGCCGCAATCACCGCCAAGATCACCACCATGCCGGTCGCGCTGCGCCGCACGCTGACCTGGGACCAGGGCATCGAGTTGGCCCGGCACGCCGAGATCACCATCGCCGCGGACCTGCCGGTCTACTTCTGCGATCCGCACAGCCCCTGGCAGCGCGGCAGCAACGAGAACACCAACGGCCTGCTGCGCCAGTACCTGCCCAAGGGCACCGACCTGTCCGGGCACAGCGCCGCCGACCTGGACGCCATCGCCGACAAGCTCAACGGCCGCCCTCGCAAGACCCTCGGCTTCCACACTCCGGCCGAGGAACTCGCTCGACTATTGTCTGATGATCAACTAGCCGGTGTTGCGTCGACCAGTTGA
- a CDS encoding cobyric acid synthase codes for MSGALLVAGTTSDAGKSVVTAGICRWLVRQGVSVAPFKAQNMSNNSMVTADGAEIGRAQGMQAAAARVQPEAAMNPVLLKPGGEDSSQVVVLGRPVAEVTALSYRPMKAALLEQVLGSLADLRARFDVVVCEGAGSPTEINLRADDIANMGLATAAELPVLVVGDIDRGGVFAALHGTVALMPPADQRLVAGFLVNKFRGDVRLLRPGLDRLSELTGRPTLGVLPWLGGLDLDVEDSVGIGRTPASAGPPHGEEVLRVSVPLLPRLSNVTDLDALAAEPGVLVRYATRPEELADADLVVLPGSRATVADLAWLRSTGLADAVARRAADGLPVLGICGGHQMLARTITDDVESRAGTVPGLGLLPTDVRFAPEKTLARPVGTALGHRVRGYEIHHGVVTVDLAGEAAAEAFLDGARAGSVFGTTWHGALENDGFRRAFLTEVAGLTGRRFVPAPDTDFAAVREARLDRLGDLVAEHADTDALWRLIEAGPPEGLPLLPPGAGFSPP; via the coding sequence GTGAGCGGCGCGCTGCTCGTCGCCGGCACCACCTCCGACGCCGGGAAGTCCGTGGTCACCGCCGGCATCTGCCGGTGGCTGGTGCGCCAGGGCGTCTCGGTGGCGCCGTTCAAGGCGCAGAACATGAGCAACAACTCCATGGTCACCGCCGACGGCGCGGAGATCGGCCGGGCGCAGGGAATGCAGGCGGCCGCGGCCCGGGTCCAGCCCGAGGCGGCCATGAACCCGGTACTGCTGAAGCCGGGCGGCGAGGACTCCAGCCAGGTGGTGGTGCTGGGCCGGCCGGTCGCCGAGGTCACGGCGCTGTCCTACCGGCCGATGAAGGCAGCGCTGCTCGAGCAGGTCCTCGGCAGTCTGGCCGACCTGCGCGCCCGGTTCGACGTCGTCGTCTGCGAGGGCGCCGGCTCCCCCACCGAGATCAACCTGCGGGCCGACGACATCGCCAACATGGGCCTGGCCACCGCGGCGGAGCTGCCGGTGCTGGTCGTCGGCGACATCGACCGCGGCGGCGTCTTCGCCGCTCTGCACGGCACCGTCGCGCTCATGCCGCCGGCCGACCAGCGGCTGGTCGCCGGCTTCCTGGTGAACAAGTTCCGGGGCGACGTCCGGCTGCTCCGCCCGGGCCTGGACCGGCTGAGCGAGCTCACCGGGCGGCCCACCCTCGGTGTGCTGCCCTGGCTGGGCGGCCTCGACCTCGACGTCGAGGACTCCGTCGGCATCGGACGGACGCCCGCGAGCGCCGGGCCGCCGCACGGCGAGGAGGTGCTGCGCGTCTCCGTCCCCCTGCTCCCCCGGCTCTCGAACGTCACCGACCTCGACGCGCTGGCTGCCGAGCCGGGTGTGCTGGTGCGCTACGCCACCCGCCCCGAGGAGCTCGCCGACGCCGACCTGGTCGTGCTGCCGGGCAGCCGGGCGACGGTGGCCGACCTGGCCTGGCTGCGCTCGACCGGCCTGGCCGACGCCGTGGCCCGGCGGGCGGCCGACGGACTGCCCGTGCTCGGCATCTGCGGCGGGCACCAGATGCTGGCCCGCACCATCACCGACGACGTGGAGTCGCGGGCCGGGACGGTGCCGGGGCTGGGGCTGCTGCCGACCGACGTCCGCTTCGCCCCGGAGAAGACGCTGGCCCGCCCGGTGGGCACCGCCCTCGGCCACCGGGTGCGCGGCTACGAGATCCACCACGGCGTGGTGACGGTCGACCTTGCCGGGGAGGCTGCCGCCGAGGCATTCCTGGACGGGGCGCGGGCCGGATCGGTGTTCGGCACCACCTGGCACGGGGCCCTGGAGAACGACGGGTTCCGCCGGGCCTTCCTCACCGAGGTCGCCGGGCTCACCGGCCGCCGGTTCGTGCCCGCGCCGGACACCGACTTCGCCGCCGTGCGCGAGGCCCGGCTGGACCGGCTCGGCGACCTCGTCGCCGAGCACGCCGACACCGACGCGCTGTGGCGGCTGATCGAGGCCGGGCCTCCGGAGGGGCTGCCGCTGCTGCCGCCGGGCGCCGGGTTCAGCCCTCCGTGA